The following proteins come from a genomic window of Pirellulaceae bacterium:
- a CDS encoding AI-2E family transporter, which yields MEKNTVSATRYLIVVASFIIVVAGLRAAKSLVVPFLLATFFAIILSPWMHLLRKKGLPGSLALTVIIAVCIGISGSVSFLIGSSINQFRGNLSNLPRQIDRNLEPLREQWLPDWSLFEEGTETVATPDSLVDANSTQNPTMERGNGSRPSSKVALPERSSLTSDLQRLTTDYFRDLLSGLANMLSNAFIIIITVAFMLLEAYRFPGKLAAALGHENPALDNVEQIVSDVRRYMVIKSTTSALTGILVFGLLTGLEIPYPFLWGVLAFLFNFVPNIGSIIASIPAVLLALISDDPIMKAMLTAVGYVSINCFISYAIEPRYMGQGLGLSTLVVFLSLVFWGWVLGPVGMLLSAPLTMIVKIILENSEDFQWIAVLMGSKAPETSGD from the coding sequence ATGGAAAAAAATACTGTATCTGCGACCCGTTATTTGATTGTGGTCGCATCGTTTATCATTGTAGTTGCTGGTTTACGAGCTGCAAAATCACTTGTTGTACCTTTTTTACTTGCGACTTTTTTCGCCATCATCCTTTCACCTTGGATGCACTTGTTGAGAAAGAAAGGCTTGCCGGGTTCTTTGGCTCTGACGGTGATTATTGCCGTTTGTATCGGCATAAGTGGCTCTGTCTCTTTTTTGATCGGTAGTTCAATCAACCAGTTTCGTGGCAATTTGAGTAACCTACCCCGTCAAATCGATCGCAACCTTGAACCACTTCGCGAACAGTGGTTGCCTGATTGGTCGTTGTTTGAAGAAGGAACTGAAACTGTCGCTACGCCCGATTCTCTGGTCGATGCTAACTCCACACAAAATCCGACTATGGAGAGAGGCAATGGCAGTCGTCCCTCAAGCAAGGTCGCACTGCCGGAACGTTCGTCCCTGACCTCCGATCTGCAACGACTCACAACTGACTATTTTCGTGATTTGCTGAGCGGTCTGGCGAATATGCTCAGCAACGCTTTCATCATTATCATCACCGTGGCGTTCATGTTGTTGGAAGCTTACCGTTTTCCCGGCAAGTTAGCTGCGGCCCTCGGCCACGAGAATCCTGCTTTGGACAATGTGGAGCAAATTGTCTCCGACGTGCGGCGCTACATGGTGATTAAGTCCACGACAAGCGCTTTGACGGGAATTTTGGTTTTTGGCTTGCTGACAGGTCTGGAGATTCCCTATCCGTTCCTATGGGGCGTTTTGGCGTTTCTATTTAACTTTGTGCCCAACATTGGATCGATCATCGCTTCGATTCCAGCCGTTTTGTTGGCGCTTATTTCTGATGACCCGATCATGAAGGCGATGCTTACTGCTGTCGGTTATGTCTCGATTAATTGTTTCATCTCTTACGCAATTGAGCCACGTTACATGGGGCAAGGGCTCGGATTGTCGACGTTGGTCGTTTTCCTGTCGCTCGTGTTTTGGGGGTGGGTCTTGGGGCCAGTCGGAATGCTCTTGTCGGCTCCTTTGACGATGATCGTGAAGATTATCCTGGAAAACTCAGAGGACTTTCAATGGATTGCTGTTTTGATGGGATCGAAGGCCCCGGAAACGAGTGGCGATTGA
- a CDS encoding PQQ-binding-like beta-propeller repeat protein → MTRSNLVLIVLLCSVSTAVADDWLQFRGADGQGASAEKGLPQVWNSQENLVWKSPLPGFGSSSPIVLGDRIYLTCYSGYGIDREAEEQMSDLRLHLLCVSIRDGSLLWQQAVQPELPESERVRDHGYAAATPVTDGERIFVFFGKTGVLAFDLDGQQLWQTSVGTKTHGWGCGTSPVLYKNLVIVNASVESGSLVALNKETGEEVWRAGGMKRSWNTPHLVELENGQQELVVNVISRILAFDPATGESLWQCDGIPDYVCPSVISQDGIVYAIGGRRSRAIAVRAGGRGDVTESHKLWEAQAGANVSSPVIYGDHLYWVSDRNRTAYCLDRSSGEVIYQKRFGGQPYASTVVGDDKLYVVTRYSGTFVLAAKPEFEILAHNQFDDESTFNASPAIAAGKLLIRSDEHLYCIE, encoded by the coding sequence ATGACTCGATCCAATCTCGTTCTGATTGTCCTGCTTTGTTCTGTTTCAACGGCCGTTGCAGATGACTGGCTCCAGTTTCGTGGGGCAGACGGCCAAGGTGCCTCGGCGGAGAAGGGGTTGCCACAAGTTTGGAACAGCCAAGAAAATCTCGTTTGGAAATCGCCGCTACCCGGATTTGGTTCCTCCAGTCCGATCGTCTTGGGCGATCGGATTTACTTGACTTGTTACAGCGGATACGGGATTGATCGGGAAGCTGAGGAGCAAATGAGCGATTTGAGGCTGCATCTGCTCTGTGTTTCGATCCGTGATGGTAGTTTGCTTTGGCAACAGGCCGTTCAGCCGGAATTGCCTGAGTCCGAGCGTGTGCGGGATCACGGTTATGCGGCAGCCACACCGGTCACGGATGGTGAGCGGATTTTTGTTTTCTTTGGCAAGACGGGTGTGTTGGCATTTGATTTAGATGGCCAGCAACTTTGGCAAACGAGTGTTGGGACGAAAACTCACGGTTGGGGCTGTGGAACTTCCCCTGTTCTGTATAAGAATCTGGTGATTGTCAACGCGAGTGTTGAGAGCGGTTCGCTTGTTGCGTTGAACAAGGAAACAGGCGAAGAAGTTTGGCGAGCAGGCGGCATGAAACGCTCCTGGAATACGCCACACTTGGTGGAGCTCGAAAATGGTCAGCAGGAGTTGGTCGTGAATGTGATTAGCCGGATTCTGGCGTTTGATCCCGCCACCGGCGAATCTCTTTGGCAGTGCGACGGAATTCCAGACTATGTTTGCCCAAGTGTGATTTCGCAGGACGGAATTGTCTACGCGATCGGGGGTCGTCGGTCTCGGGCGATTGCAGTGAGAGCGGGAGGCCGCGGCGATGTGACTGAATCTCATAAGCTTTGGGAGGCTCAGGCAGGTGCTAATGTTTCCTCACCTGTGATTTATGGGGACCATCTCTATTGGGTGAGTGACCGCAATCGTACTGCTTATTGTTTGGATCGGAGTTCGGGTGAGGTGATTTATCAGAAGCGTTTTGGTGGACAACCGTACGCATCCACAGTTGTTGGGGACGACAAACTGTATGTCGTGACTCGATACAGCGGCACCTTTGTGTTAGCGGCAAAACCTGAATTCGAGATTTTGGCACACAATCAGTTTGACGATGAGAGCACCTTCAATGCGAGTCCTGCCATTGCTGCAGGTAAACTATTGATTCGCAGCGATGAGCATCTCTACTGCATTGAGTAG
- a CDS encoding ChbG/HpnK family deacetylase, with protein sequence MTRTMWTNLSRMLLGLTIVTILFTTEGFAQTWAERLGYPAGQKVVILDAREMGLCWEMNSAGQKLLEQQAVQSITAIPTGPWFDGFAAYCRKHQLSNVGISIALTNPYRPLHWRFASSRNEVPSLVNQDGFPWRSPFQFAANAKPDDVRKEIHAQIQRARMAGLNISHISGYHGAVYSRTDTAKVFLEASRKYWIPCPVVELEPEDLERFRQQGYPLSDDLIELVHTYPLPKLDELEIAPDGKTYDEKRDLFCDLLRRMQPGLTLIMLRPALETEGIKELSHDWQQRVWDGQLLVDEKVKAVFAEQQIVFTDWREIMHRFEGVPGKVDVSGTTDDDIPVDVPIP encoded by the coding sequence ATGACTCGTACAATGTGGACGAATCTGAGTAGGATGTTGCTAGGTTTGACAATAGTGACGATCCTATTTACGACAGAAGGCTTTGCCCAAACTTGGGCAGAGCGTCTCGGCTACCCAGCGGGCCAAAAGGTGGTCATTCTCGACGCACGAGAAATGGGACTCTGCTGGGAGATGAATTCGGCGGGCCAGAAGCTGCTCGAGCAACAGGCCGTTCAGTCAATCACTGCAATACCGACGGGCCCTTGGTTCGATGGGTTTGCTGCCTACTGCCGCAAACACCAACTAAGCAACGTGGGAATCAGCATCGCCTTGACCAACCCCTACCGACCGTTGCATTGGCGTTTTGCTTCGTCGCGGAACGAGGTTCCGAGCTTGGTCAACCAAGATGGATTTCCTTGGCGGAGCCCATTTCAATTCGCAGCAAATGCAAAACCGGATGACGTCCGTAAAGAGATACACGCTCAAATCCAGCGAGCACGCATGGCGGGATTGAATATTTCCCATATCAGCGGTTATCACGGTGCGGTGTACAGTCGAACAGACACAGCGAAAGTCTTCCTGGAAGCCTCACGCAAGTACTGGATTCCATGCCCTGTTGTTGAATTGGAACCAGAAGACCTAGAACGATTTCGACAACAAGGCTACCCACTGAGTGACGACTTAATTGAACTGGTGCACACCTATCCCTTGCCAAAACTGGACGAGTTGGAGATCGCCCCCGACGGCAAGACTTACGATGAGAAGCGTGATCTGTTCTGCGACCTCTTACGAAGAATGCAGCCAGGCTTGACGCTCATTATGCTGAGACCGGCTCTGGAAACGGAAGGCATCAAGGAGTTGAGCCACGACTGGCAACAGCGAGTCTGGGATGGGCAGTTACTTGTCGATGAAAAAGTAAAAGCCGTCTTTGCAGAGCAGCAGATCGTTTTCACGGACTGGCGTGAAATCATGCATCGGTTTGAAGGGGTTCCTGGCAAAGTTGACGTGAGCGGAACCACCGATGACGACATCCCCGTTGATGTACCGATCCCTTAA